In one window of Streptomyces roseofulvus DNA:
- a CDS encoding dipeptide ABC transporter ATP-binding protein gives MAEAILEVRDLHKHYPLTRGILFKKQVGAVRAVDGVDFELVAGETLGIVGESGCGKSTVAKMLVNLERPTSGSIRYKGEDITKMSPRALKAVRRNIQMVFQDPYTSLNPRMTVGDIIGEPYEIHPEVAPKGNRRRKVQDLLDVVGLNPEYINRYPHQFSGGQRQRIGIARGLALQPEIIVADEPVSALDVSVQAQVVNLLDRLQSEFSLSYVFIAHDLSIVRHISDRVGVMYLGRIVEIGTDAQIYDHPTHPYTQALLSAVPVPDPEARAHRERIILTGDVPSPANIPSGCRFRTRCWKAQRRCELEVPLLAVPAVFRLTDSPAKHDSACHFAEEKQVVPPEQSLPHPEPLEEGPAPAEAAREAGATEERPEGPEEPGSPKTL, from the coding sequence ATGGCTGAGGCGATTCTCGAGGTCCGGGACCTGCACAAGCACTACCCGCTGACCCGGGGCATCCTGTTCAAGAAGCAGGTCGGCGCGGTCAGGGCGGTCGACGGCGTCGACTTCGAGCTCGTCGCCGGCGAGACCCTCGGCATCGTCGGCGAGTCCGGCTGCGGCAAGTCGACGGTCGCGAAGATGCTGGTCAACCTGGAGCGGCCGACGTCCGGTTCGATCAGGTACAAGGGCGAGGACATCACCAAGATGTCCCCGCGCGCCCTCAAGGCCGTCCGCCGCAACATCCAGATGGTCTTCCAGGACCCGTACACCTCGCTCAACCCGCGCATGACGGTCGGCGACATCATCGGCGAGCCGTACGAGATCCACCCCGAGGTCGCGCCCAAGGGGAACCGGCGCCGCAAGGTCCAGGACCTCCTCGACGTCGTCGGCCTCAACCCCGAGTACATCAACCGCTACCCCCACCAGTTCTCCGGCGGCCAGCGCCAGCGCATCGGCATCGCCCGCGGCCTCGCGCTCCAGCCCGAGATCATCGTCGCCGACGAACCGGTCTCCGCCCTCGACGTCTCCGTCCAGGCGCAGGTCGTCAACCTGCTGGACCGGCTCCAGTCCGAGTTCTCCCTCTCGTACGTCTTCATCGCGCACGACCTGTCGATCGTGCGGCACATCTCGGACCGGGTCGGCGTCATGTACCTCGGCCGGATCGTGGAGATCGGCACCGACGCCCAGATCTACGACCACCCCACCCACCCCTACACCCAGGCGCTGCTCTCCGCCGTGCCCGTGCCGGACCCCGAGGCCCGCGCCCACCGCGAGCGGATCATCCTCACCGGCGACGTGCCCTCCCCGGCCAACATCCCCTCCGGCTGCCGCTTCCGCACCCGCTGCTGGAAGGCGCAGCGGCGGTGCGAGCTGGAGGTCCCGCTGCTCGCCGTCCCGGCCGTCTTCCGCCTCACCGACAGCCCCGCCAAGCACGACTCCGCCTGCCACTTCGCGGAGGAGAAGCAGGTGGTCCCGCCGGAGCAGTCGCTGCCCCATCCCGAGCCGCTGGAGGAGGGCCCCGCCCCGGCGGAGGCCGCCCGCGAGGCGGGGGCGACGGAGGAGCGGCCCGAGGGGCCCGAGGAGCCGGGCAGCCCGAAGACCCTTTAA